GAGGATTTTGAGAAGCTTCCCTTTACCTGGAAGGGGGATCTGCGGGACGCCTATCCTCTGGGGCTGCAGGCGGAGCCGGACGAAGAGATCGTGCGGATCCATTCTTCCTCCGGGACCACCGGGACGCCGGTGATCATTCCCTATACCCAGAAGGATGTGGACGACTGGGCCAAGATGTTTGCCCGCTGCTATGAGATGGCGGGGATCACCGCCCTGGACCGGATCCAGATCACGCCGGGGTATGGCCTGTGGACCGCGGGGATCGGATTCCAGCTGGGGGCGGAGCATCTGGGAGCCATGACCATCCCCATGGGTCCTGGCAATACCGAGAAGCAGCTGCGGATGATGCAGGATCTGAAGGCCACCGTTCTGTGCGCTACCTCTTCCTATGCTCTCCTTTTGGCAGAGGAGATCGCCAAACGGGATCTTACCGATAAGATCTATCTGAAGAAGGGCGTCATCGGCTCGGAGCGGTGGGGTGACAAGATGCGTAAAAGGATTGCCGCGGAGCTTGGGGTCCAGCTTTATGATATCTATGGACTGACAGAGGTCTACGGGCCGGGGATCGCCATGAGCTGCGACTACGAGTGCGGCATGCACTACTGGGACGACTATGTGTACTTTGAGATCGTGGATCCCAAGACCGGGGAGGTGCTGCCGGACGGAGAGATCGGAGAGCTGGTGATCACCACTCTGCGTAAACAGGGAGCGCCCCTGATCCGCTACCGGACCCACGATCTGACCCGATTTATCCCGGGAGACTGCCCCTGCGGGTCCCGGTTCCCCAGGATCGACACCCTGATCGGGCGGACTGACGATATGGTGAAGGTGAAGGGAGTCAACATCTTCCCAAGCCAGATCGAGGAAATGTTAAAAGGGGTGCAGGAGGCCTCCAGCGAGTATCAGTTTATGCTGGACCATATGAATGGGAAAGACGTGTGCACCCTGTTCGTGGAGATCAACAAAGGAGTAGATCCGGTGGAGGCTACCCGGGTGATCCAGCAGGAGTTCAAGGCCAAGATCGGGATCATGACCAATGTAAAACCAGTGGCCATCGGAGACCTTCCTCGCAGCGAGAAGAAATCCACCCGGATCTTTGACAACCGGTACTAGTCTCCAGAGAGAGAAAGTGAAAGGAGTCCAGGCATGCGATTTCGTCCCTGTATTGACATTCACAACGGAAAAGTAAAACAGATCGTAGGCGGCAGCCTTCAGGATGAAGGGGACTGCGCCAGGGAGAACTTTGCCTCAGACCGGGAGGCGGCGGATTTCGCCAGGCTCTATCAGAAGGACGGCCTTACCGGCGGACATGTGATCCTTTTAAACCCGGAATCCTCTCCCTACTATTCGGAGACCAGGCGGCAGGCTTTAAGCGCCCTTGCCGCTTATCCCGGCGGCCTGCAGGCAGGCGGCGGCATTACGGCCGGGAACGCGGCGGAATACCTGGACGCAGGAGCCAGCCATGTGATCGTGACTTCCTATATCTTCCGGGACGGCCAGATCCGGTGGGAGAACCTGGAGCGCCTGCGGCAGACGGTGGGGAAAGAGCGGATCGTAATAGACGTAAGCTGCCGGAAGCGGGAGAACGCCTACTATATTGTGACAGACCGGTGGCAGAAGTTTACAGATGTGAAGCTGACAGAAGCGATTCTGGAGAAGCTTGGAAGAAGCTGTGATGAATTCCTGGTCCACGGAGTGGACGTGGAGGGCAAGGCATCTGGCGTGGAGGAAGATCTGGTCCGGCTGCTTGGCGGCTTTTCAGGGATACCGGTCACCTATGCCGGCGGCATCGGAAGTATGGCGGACCTGGAGCGGTTCCGCAAGATCAGCGGCGGGAAGCTGGATTTCACCATCGGAAGCGCCCTGGATCTCTTTGGCGGAACGATCCCTTATGAGACAGTGAAAAAAGGGATGATTTGAGCTGGCTGCTATTAAGGGCTGCGGAAGGAGGAAGTGTCATGCTGGATCTGAAGATCGTAAATGGAAGGGTGATCGACGGAACCGGAACTCCTGCTTATGAAGGCGATGTGGGGGTGAAAAACGGCAAGATCGTCCTGGGGTCCAGGGAAGAGGCCAGAGAGATCCTGGATGCCAGAGGGAAATATGTATGTCCGGGATTTGTGGACGCACATTCCCACGGAGACGGCATCCTGGGGACCGTCTATGGAAGGATGTGCAAAGCCTGCCAGGGCATCACCACAGAGGTGGCCGGTCAGTGCGGAGAATCCATGGCTCCGGTGGTGCCAGGCCATCTGGAAGACCTGAAAGCCGTGGTGGCGGGC
This window of the Massilistercora timonensis genome carries:
- the hisA gene encoding phosphoribosylformimino-5-aminoimidazole carboxamide ribotide isomerase; the protein is MRFRPCIDIHNGKVKQIVGGSLQDEGDCARENFASDREAADFARLYQKDGLTGGHVILLNPESSPYYSETRRQALSALAAYPGGLQAGGGITAGNAAEYLDAGASHVIVTSYIFRDGQIRWENLERLRQTVGKERIVIDVSCRKRENAYYIVTDRWQKFTDVKLTEAILEKLGRSCDEFLVHGVDVEGKASGVEEDLVRLLGGFSGIPVTYAGGIGSMADLERFRKISGGKLDFTIGSALDLFGGTIPYETVKKGMI
- a CDS encoding phenylacetate--CoA ligase; protein product: MKMTELQFRLIKENLKVLTSKPCFYKEKFKDIDIDTIKSQEDFEKLPFTWKGDLRDAYPLGLQAEPDEEIVRIHSSSGTTGTPVIIPYTQKDVDDWAKMFARCYEMAGITALDRIQITPGYGLWTAGIGFQLGAEHLGAMTIPMGPGNTEKQLRMMQDLKATVLCATSSYALLLAEEIAKRDLTDKIYLKKGVIGSERWGDKMRKRIAAELGVQLYDIYGLTEVYGPGIAMSCDYECGMHYWDDYVYFEIVDPKTGEVLPDGEIGELVITTLRKQGAPLIRYRTHDLTRFIPGDCPCGSRFPRIDTLIGRTDDMVKVKGVNIFPSQIEEMLKGVQEASSEYQFMLDHMNGKDVCTLFVEINKGVDPVEATRVIQQEFKAKIGIMTNVKPVAIGDLPRSEKKSTRIFDNRY